The following proteins are encoded in a genomic region of Gimesia algae:
- a CDS encoding DUF1501 domain-containing protein — protein MSADRSVYCPGPMSRRSFLEAGYMALGGLGLADLLRTRALANTAGTSSHSNDDTAVIFIWLLGGPSHMETYDMKPNAPSDYRGQLNPIATNTPGMEICELLPHHAKVADKFSIIRSISHEDSQHARGSVRFLSGRKTKSVSPISEFPTVGPVVAKMREHRKVGVPNYVASSARAYGGGSAYLGESAMPFVVGGNPGAPGYKVPNLSVSNTLKDRLDDRLGLLKAFDSFRRDVDLNGSMQAMDNINQQALGMLTSDKARAAFDLSQESDATRDRYGRHKWGQRALLARRLVEAGSSVVTMFMNNPDVPGTQKNRIHGNWDIHAINGDLYYDLGVRMPHFDRAVAALIEDIYSRGLDKKVMLVVSGEFGRTPRITVQPGTKSKVMQPGRDHWPGAMSVLVSGGGAPMGQVIGSTTAKGEYAKDNKLDPNDLLATVYRFLGIDQNHEFLDLSGRPMPILPHGAPIKELI, from the coding sequence ATGAGTGCTGATCGTTCCGTCTACTGTCCCGGCCCGATGTCACGACGCAGTTTTCTGGAAGCGGGTTACATGGCGCTGGGGGGACTGGGACTCGCCGACCTGCTGCGAACGCGCGCTCTGGCAAATACCGCAGGAACCTCCTCGCACAGCAACGATGATACTGCCGTGATTTTCATCTGGCTGCTCGGCGGTCCCAGTCATATGGAAACGTATGACATGAAACCGAACGCTCCCAGCGACTACCGCGGTCAGCTCAATCCGATCGCAACGAACACACCAGGCATGGAGATTTGCGAGTTGCTGCCTCATCATGCGAAGGTCGCCGACAAATTTTCGATTATCCGTTCGATTTCACATGAAGATTCGCAGCATGCGCGTGGTTCGGTCCGCTTTCTCAGTGGCCGCAAAACAAAGAGTGTCAGTCCCATTTCAGAATTTCCGACAGTCGGGCCCGTTGTTGCCAAAATGCGCGAGCATCGAAAAGTGGGAGTTCCCAACTACGTCGCCAGTTCCGCTCGCGCTTATGGCGGCGGTAGTGCTTATCTTGGTGAATCAGCGATGCCCTTTGTAGTCGGAGGCAATCCGGGTGCCCCGGGCTACAAGGTACCGAATCTGTCCGTTTCAAATACATTGAAAGATCGTCTTGATGATCGACTCGGACTGCTGAAAGCATTTGACAGTTTCCGCCGAGACGTCGATCTGAATGGTTCCATGCAGGCGATGGACAATATCAATCAGCAGGCACTGGGCATGCTGACCAGTGACAAAGCCCGCGCAGCCTTCGATCTATCACAGGAGAGTGACGCCACCCGCGACCGTTACGGTCGGCATAAATGGGGCCAGCGTGCGTTACTCGCGCGACGACTGGTTGAAGCGGGCAGCAGTGTTGTCACCATGTTTATGAATAACCCGGATGTACCCGGCACCCAGAAAAACCGCATCCATGGTAACTGGGATATCCACGCGATCAACGGTGACCTGTATTATGATCTGGGCGTGCGGATGCCCCATTTTGACCGGGCCGTTGCAGCTTTAATAGAAGATATTTATAGTCGCGGTCTCGACAAAAAAGTCATGCTCGTCGTCTCAGGAGAATTCGGCCGGACGCCCCGCATCACAGTCCAACCAGGAACGAAAAGCAAGGTCATGCAGCCAGGCCGCGATCACTGGCCAGGTGCGATGTCCGTTCTGGTCTCCGGCGGCGGTGCTCCCATGGGTCAGGTGATCGGCTCAACGACTGCCAAAGGGGAATACGCCAAAGACAACAAGCTTGATCCGAATGACCTGCTGGCGACCGTCTACCGCTTCCTGGGCATCGACCAGAACCACGAGTTCCTCGACCTCAGCGGCCGCCCCATGCCCATCCTGCCTCACGGCGCACCGATCAAAGAGCTGATCTGA
- a CDS encoding helix-turn-helix domain-containing protein, which yields MTTTLQDQPLLLTERQVAQLLNCCEKTVYTLRKTGKLNCVRLMKSVRYSREDVMSFIEAQTETAEETPDNKNSPEAV from the coding sequence ATGACAACCACACTGCAGGATCAGCCGTTGTTACTCACAGAACGCCAGGTGGCACAGTTACTCAACTGCTGCGAAAAAACAGTCTACACGCTACGCAAAACCGGAAAACTTAATTGTGTCCGTCTTATGAAATCGGTTCGGTATTCACGTGAGGACGTAATGAGTTTCATCGAGGCTCAGACCGAGACAGCAGAAGAAACCCCAGATAATAAAAATAGCCCTGAAGCGGTCTAG